A genome region from endosymbiont of Acanthamoeba sp. UWC8 includes the following:
- a CDS encoding sugar phosphate nucleotidyltransferase, with protein MNITTIILAAGKGKRMKTALPKVMHSVGNMPLIEHIINLSRQISIDIRVVASGTLKEHAEFKSLENKYNFASYIQEEQLGTAHALQCAELENIGSEYILVLYGDTPLVTYQTLNQMIERAKNSNAVITAFGFYAQNPTGYGRLITDQDQNLLDIIEEKDATANIKKINLCNSGIMLIKTSEGKKLIREVENNNASKEYYLTDLIRIANDNAYSCSYILGDEEEALGVNDLAQLARLEEIFQNRMRKKIDE; from the coding sequence ATGAATATCACGACTATAATACTTGCTGCAGGAAAAGGTAAGCGAATGAAAACAGCATTACCTAAGGTAATGCATAGTGTAGGCAATATGCCGCTTATTGAGCATATTATTAATTTAAGTCGGCAGATATCAATCGATATTAGGGTGGTCGCGAGCGGAACTTTAAAAGAGCATGCGGAATTTAAGTCACTTGAAAATAAATATAATTTTGCTTCCTATATACAGGAAGAACAGCTGGGAACGGCGCATGCATTACAGTGTGCCGAGCTTGAAAATATCGGATCGGAATATATATTAGTGTTATATGGGGATACTCCACTAGTTACCTACCAAACCTTAAACCAAATGATCGAGCGGGCAAAAAACAGTAACGCGGTTATTACTGCTTTTGGGTTTTATGCGCAAAACCCTACAGGCTATGGTAGGCTTATAACTGATCAGGATCAGAACTTATTAGATATAATAGAAGAAAAAGATGCAACTGCCAACATTAAGAAAATTAATCTCTGTAACTCAGGTATAATGCTGATTAAAACTTCTGAAGGTAAAAAGCTTATTAGGGAAGTTGAAAATAATAATGCTTCAAAAGAATATTACCTTACAGATTTAATAAGAATTGCAAATGATAACGCATACTCTTGTAGTTATATTTTGGGTGATGAGGAGGAAGCCTTAGGAGTAAATGACCTGGCACAACTTGCCCGGCTTGAAGAAATTTTTCAAAATAGGATGAGAAAAAAAATAGATGAGTGA
- a CDS encoding ATP-binding protein produces the protein MFKYFYRKLSDTTLKRKIVFLVGGLVTITPTVLVAVFALIYYFLGVEKLFNDKIGFAISETVKIAELYLKEHKDSIKADILGVTNSIAKNQVVLSESPEYFSILLNKEAELRNLSEAMVFTPTQVLGKNYLSFSLTFERLPEETLKEASTGKLIIISSEQEDKVRAIIKLDNFIDTYLLVGRYVDSEIINYLATTKGSANLYKTMLKDKDRTQVKLEVAFVVITIILCLGSIITAVKLANIISRPINQLVEATSKIKARDFSVRVPERKHARDETAVLAKAFNSMTKKIAEQTNELISAKDIIDERRRFIEAILTEVSSGVLVINPKGLITLCNQSAAKLLKKEETRIINQPYQDSLPEISELLEKASTPSQELIEGNITLERRDKKTYLFVRIGTEFNTKQELERFIITIDDMSKLIAAQRSAAWADVARRIAHEIKNPLTPINLSAEQLKRKFLKEIKSEPELFTKYVDTITRHVSDIGMMVEEFVRFARIPSPKLARYDLLQIINEVIFSQKSINPNIKYQFDNILEECYVKCDRAQITQVLFNLIKNSNEAIEAKAQNQTFRPEIHIYYQISEDLNLVKVFIKDNGQGIPLDLIDRISEPYITTKSTGTGLGLSIVKKIVEDHGGTLSIQNNEEGVLATFTLKLFHNNLLNEENHASKSA, from the coding sequence GTGTTTAAGTACTTTTATAGAAAACTTTCTGATACCACTTTAAAAAGAAAAATAGTTTTTTTAGTAGGCGGCTTAGTTACCATAACACCTACAGTCCTGGTCGCGGTTTTTGCACTTATTTATTATTTTTTAGGGGTAGAAAAATTATTTAATGATAAAATCGGCTTTGCAATATCCGAAACCGTTAAGATTGCCGAGCTTTATTTAAAAGAACATAAAGATAGCATTAAAGCTGATATATTAGGCGTTACAAACAGTATTGCAAAAAACCAAGTGGTACTATCTGAAAGCCCGGAGTATTTCAGCATACTCCTAAATAAAGAAGCGGAGCTTAGGAACCTTTCTGAAGCTATGGTTTTTACTCCTACCCAAGTATTGGGTAAAAACTATTTAAGCTTCTCTTTGACCTTTGAAAGGCTGCCTGAGGAGACTCTAAAAGAGGCAAGTACCGGGAAACTTATAATAATCAGCTCCGAGCAGGAAGATAAAGTAAGAGCAATTATAAAGCTAGATAACTTCATCGATACCTACCTTTTAGTCGGAAGGTATGTAGATAGCGAAATTATTAACTATTTAGCGACCACAAAAGGCTCTGCTAACCTTTATAAAACTATGCTTAAAGATAAAGATAGAACTCAAGTAAAGCTTGAAGTTGCCTTTGTTGTTATCACTATCATTCTATGCCTTGGTTCAATCATTACAGCAGTAAAATTAGCAAATATTATTTCTCGCCCGATTAACCAATTGGTTGAGGCCACTTCTAAAATTAAAGCGCGGGACTTCTCCGTCAGAGTTCCCGAAAGAAAACATGCCAGAGATGAAACTGCCGTTCTTGCTAAAGCTTTTAATAGCATGACTAAGAAAATTGCCGAGCAAACTAATGAACTTATCAGTGCAAAAGATATTATAGATGAGAGAAGAAGGTTTATAGAAGCGATTTTAACCGAAGTTTCAAGTGGAGTCCTGGTTATTAACCCTAAAGGCTTAATAACACTCTGTAACCAATCAGCTGCCAAACTTTTAAAGAAAGAAGAAACTAGGATTATAAACCAGCCTTACCAGGATTCACTTCCCGAAATATCAGAACTTTTAGAAAAAGCTTCTACACCCTCTCAAGAACTTATTGAAGGTAATATTACCCTAGAACGAAGAGATAAAAAAACCTATCTGTTCGTTAGAATCGGAACCGAGTTTAATACTAAGCAGGAATTGGAAAGATTCATTATTACCATAGATGACATGTCCAAACTTATAGCGGCTCAAAGATCAGCCGCCTGGGCAGACGTGGCTAGAAGAATTGCACATGAAATTAAAAACCCTCTCACTCCTATTAATTTATCAGCTGAACAGCTAAAGAGAAAATTCTTAAAAGAAATTAAATCTGAGCCTGAGCTCTTTACAAAGTATGTAGATACCATTACCCGGCATGTTTCGGATATAGGTATGATGGTAGAGGAATTTGTCCGGTTTGCGCGTATCCCTTCCCCTAAACTTGCAAGATATGATCTTCTACAAATTATCAACGAAGTAATTTTTTCTCAAAAAAGCATTAACCCAAATATAAAATATCAATTTGACAATATTTTGGAAGAATGTTATGTAAAGTGCGACAGAGCACAAATAACACAAGTTTTATTTAATCTTATAAAGAATTCCAATGAAGCAATTGAAGCAAAAGCTCAAAACCAAACCTTCAGGCCTGAAATTCATATATATTATCAAATCAGTGAGGATTTAAACTTGGTGAAAGTGTTTATAAAAGATAATGGCCAAGGCATCCCGCTCGATCTTATCGATAGAATTTCCGAACCCTATATTACCACAAAATCTACCGGCACAGGCCTTGGGCTTTCTATAGTCAAAAAGATTGTAGAAGACCACGGCGGCACACTTTCAATACAAAATAACGAAGAAGGTGTTTTAGCTACCTTCACCTTAAAATTATTTCATAACAACCTATTAAATGAGGAAAACCATGCAAGCAAATCAGCATAA
- a CDS encoding sodium:solute symporter family transporter: MIKLTYIDLSIVIAFLSICLIIGLYKTTKIKTFKDFALGYKNISVTVLVCIIFASSIGAGSTIGVIGKIYEFGAIYVVGQLLVPLSWIIITKIITCNFEQFKECITLTEIIYKLYGAPGRWVVALSSMIISLGSIAAQALALGLVFNYFLGIETGYGILIGYGVITIYSALGGIKAVIHTEIFKFAIFFFIIPISYIVIFSKAGGLENFISYLPESHLKIKLSNENVSLLTSFTLYFLLPGVDPAFIQRCLIAKDTKQLKQALKMITLISLPFSAALCLIAYKMKAVFPNIQPDETLLKFISLLPLGLKGIMVSGLMAIIMSVAEAQINATSIILINDVLKVLRPNMNNALQLIALKATTIVLAISSLALIKLSSNILALIWLVANFWEPLISIPTIAGFLGFRTNSNSFIASVISAIIFTLIGRVIAGEFAIISITLGDIGSALGLFCMHYYQVSKGHIQVQSTPKVARESLLNRITNAIFDPIRNAYKFLISSIKLLAENPGQHKIEIRKFCTFTLSYYFLYSLDVTSSPGHVTFAYLITIGYFFCMVLLFREFIVSKRFLEKYLHYYWYFLITFCLPFVSSYMLFIGFNDPFWVVNGILSAFSLYLFVDARRFLLLYSIGTLGGFILFKQSGFSLEGFQEITTTGRIAYIYLFFLFATLFFLRKREKEQEERVETMHMFGGAMAHEVKSPLATLNMCAVTINNLFQGAFANKQVKGDLCTFTLNTEDANTLAEFTQMLTKVSSQGISTVDGLLASLKSTIIADDKKNISIEECVTASILEYKLLNPEKDGVVINIVENFLFYGSLHYIKRLLSNLLNNAYKYGGRNVEIEIRAESNKLYFRDNGKGISEEDIPYIFDKFYSKSKSGTGIGLAFCKMIMHDMGGYIECKSRLGKYTEFILTFPALKKRKKKKA; this comes from the coding sequence ATGATTAAATTAACTTATATTGATTTATCAATTGTTATAGCTTTTTTAAGTATATGTTTAATAATCGGCCTATATAAAACAACTAAAATCAAGACTTTTAAAGATTTTGCGTTAGGATATAAAAATATATCAGTAACAGTCTTAGTCTGTATTATATTTGCATCTTCAATAGGGGCAGGAAGTACTATTGGGGTAATTGGTAAAATCTATGAGTTTGGAGCTATTTACGTAGTTGGGCAATTGCTTGTTCCACTAAGTTGGATTATTATAACTAAGATTATTACTTGTAATTTTGAACAGTTTAAAGAATGTATAACACTTACTGAAATAATTTATAAGCTTTATGGGGCTCCAGGCAGATGGGTAGTAGCTTTATCATCCATGATAATAAGCTTAGGATCTATTGCAGCTCAAGCCCTAGCCTTAGGTCTTGTATTTAACTATTTTTTAGGTATTGAAACAGGGTATGGAATATTAATTGGATATGGGGTCATCACAATATATTCAGCTTTAGGCGGTATTAAAGCTGTAATACATACTGAGATTTTTAAATTTGCCATCTTCTTTTTTATTATTCCAATATCATATATAGTTATTTTTTCTAAAGCAGGGGGGCTTGAAAACTTTATTTCTTATCTTCCTGAATCTCATTTAAAAATAAAATTATCGAATGAAAATGTAAGTTTATTAACTAGCTTTACATTATATTTTTTATTACCTGGGGTAGATCCTGCTTTTATTCAAAGATGCTTGATTGCCAAAGACACTAAACAACTTAAGCAAGCATTAAAGATGATTACTTTAATATCTCTGCCTTTTTCAGCTGCACTTTGTCTTATTGCTTATAAAATGAAAGCTGTTTTTCCAAATATACAACCTGACGAAACATTATTAAAGTTTATATCGCTTTTGCCTCTTGGACTCAAAGGCATAATGGTTTCAGGGCTCATGGCAATTATTATGTCTGTGGCTGAAGCTCAAATAAATGCAACCAGTATAATTTTAATTAACGATGTTTTGAAAGTATTAAGACCAAATATGAATAATGCTTTGCAGCTTATTGCTCTCAAAGCTACAACAATTGTACTTGCTATCTCCTCTCTAGCTCTTATCAAATTAAGTAGTAATATTTTAGCTTTAATATGGTTAGTAGCAAACTTTTGGGAGCCTTTAATTTCAATTCCTACAATCGCAGGATTTTTAGGTTTTAGAACTAATAGCAACTCATTTATAGCAAGTGTAATTAGTGCTATTATTTTTACTTTAATCGGTAGAGTTATTGCAGGGGAATTTGCTATAATAAGTATTACTTTAGGTGACATAGGAAGTGCACTAGGCTTATTCTGCATGCACTATTACCAAGTTTCCAAAGGACATATACAAGTACAATCCACTCCTAAAGTGGCCAGAGAATCCTTACTAAATAGGATTACAAATGCTATTTTTGACCCGATAAGAAATGCATATAAGTTTTTAATCTCCAGTATTAAGTTGCTTGCAGAGAATCCCGGGCAACATAAAATAGAAATTAGAAAATTTTGTACCTTTACTCTTTCTTATTACTTCTTATATAGCCTGGATGTCACCTCAAGCCCGGGGCATGTTACATTTGCTTACCTTATAACCATCGGCTACTTTTTCTGTATGGTTTTGTTATTTAGAGAGTTTATAGTCAGCAAAAGATTTTTAGAAAAATATTTGCATTATTATTGGTATTTCCTGATCACTTTCTGTTTACCATTCGTTTCAAGTTATATGCTATTTATTGGGTTTAATGACCCGTTCTGGGTGGTAAACGGTATATTATCCGCTTTTTCTTTATACTTATTTGTTGATGCGAGGAGGTTTTTATTACTTTATTCGATCGGTACGCTTGGCGGGTTTATTTTATTCAAGCAAAGTGGATTTAGTCTAGAGGGATTCCAGGAAATCACTACCACAGGCCGCATAGCCTATATTTATTTATTTTTCTTATTCGCCACCTTGTTCTTTCTTAGAAAACGTGAGAAGGAGCAGGAAGAAAGAGTAGAAACAATGCATATGTTCGGCGGAGCTATGGCACACGAGGTAAAAAGCCCGCTTGCGACACTTAATATGTGTGCAGTGACCATAAATAATTTATTTCAGGGTGCCTTTGCCAATAAACAAGTGAAAGGGGATCTTTGTACTTTCACTCTAAATACGGAAGATGCTAATACTTTAGCAGAATTTACTCAAATGCTTACTAAAGTTAGCTCCCAGGGTATCAGTACAGTTGATGGGCTTCTTGCTTCGCTTAAAAGCACGATAATTGCCGATGATAAGAAGAATATCAGTATAGAAGAATGCGTTACCGCAAGCATATTAGAATATAAGCTACTTAACCCCGAGAAAGACGGTGTCGTTATTAACATTGTAGAAAACTTTTTATTTTACGGCTCACTGCATTATATTAAACGCTTGCTGTCTAATTTGCTGAATAATGCATATAAATATGGTGGCAGGAATGTAGAAATAGAGATTAGAGCAGAGAGTAATAAGCTATATTTTAGAGATAATGGTAAAGGCATATCGGAAGAGGACATACCTTATATATTTGATAAATTCTATTCAAAAAGCAAAAGCGGTACCGGTATCGGTCTTGCATTTTGTAAAATGATAATGCACGATATGGGCGGATATATTGAATGCAAGTCACGCCTAGGCAAGTATACCGAATTTATCCTAACTTTCCCGGCACTCAAGAAGAGAAAGAAGAAAAAAGCTTAG
- the secD gene encoding protein translocase subunit SecD, with amino-acid sequence MLTIPKWKVYTIIFTCLISIYLSIPTLFPQIADSSLKSAFPANKVNLGLDLRGGASLLLEVDSKHYFSEQLESSVEQIKTKLRMEKIGFEKFNITEDYITIHLSSADSIYDAKTIIYNIFGNTAQIEANKNVLILSLEQIIKSGLKNNLMAQTQEIIRRRIDETGTKEVDLQMQGDNQILLQVPGLENPEQIKRLLGQTAKLSFHLVDDSVRLSDAANGKVPYGSKLLPLDTKERGNFGRNVLVVKSRAALSGDMLTDAQTTVNNGSAVVHFKLTSVGSKIFADLTSKNTGKLLAIVLDGKIISAPGIREPILGGSGTISGNFSIQSANELALLLRAGALPAPINIVEERTVGPSLGADSIEAGIKAVVAGVILVMLLMFVFYGLFGMVANFALLFNLLMTIAALSLFNATLTLPGIAGMVLTLGMAVDANVLIFERVKEEVKKRKNPLSALESGYSLAFSTILDSNLTTILAAIILYIFGTGPVKGFAVTLTIGILCSMFTAVSLTKLIIAKWYRTKKPKLLML; translated from the coding sequence ATGCTGACAATACCTAAGTGGAAAGTTTACACCATTATATTCACCTGTCTTATTAGTATCTATCTATCAATTCCTACCCTTTTTCCGCAAATAGCAGATTCAAGCTTAAAGTCTGCTTTTCCAGCTAATAAAGTTAATCTAGGCTTAGATTTAAGAGGGGGCGCTTCATTATTACTTGAGGTTGACAGTAAACATTATTTCAGTGAGCAGCTAGAAAGTAGTGTAGAGCAGATAAAAACCAAGCTGAGAATGGAAAAAATTGGCTTTGAGAAATTTAATATTACCGAGGATTATATTACTATTCATTTATCCTCTGCTGATTCAATATATGACGCTAAAACAATAATTTATAATATTTTCGGCAACACCGCACAAATTGAAGCAAATAAAAATGTTCTTATTTTATCCTTAGAGCAAATTATTAAAAGCGGTCTTAAAAATAATTTAATGGCGCAGACACAAGAGATTATAAGAAGAAGAATTGATGAAACCGGCACCAAGGAAGTAGATCTGCAAATGCAAGGTGATAATCAGATTCTTCTCCAAGTTCCCGGTTTAGAGAATCCGGAACAAATTAAAAGACTACTCGGGCAAACAGCTAAACTTTCCTTCCATTTAGTAGATGACAGCGTAAGGCTTTCAGATGCTGCAAACGGTAAAGTGCCCTACGGCTCAAAATTATTACCTCTTGATACAAAAGAAAGAGGTAATTTCGGCAGAAACGTTTTAGTGGTAAAAAGTAGAGCAGCATTAAGCGGTGATATGCTTACCGATGCTCAAACTACGGTAAATAACGGCTCAGCTGTGGTACACTTTAAACTTACCAGTGTGGGTAGTAAAATTTTTGCAGATTTGACTTCTAAAAATACAGGGAAACTTCTTGCTATTGTTTTAGACGGCAAAATTATCAGCGCGCCCGGAATCAGAGAGCCGATCTTAGGAGGAAGCGGAACAATTTCCGGTAACTTCAGCATCCAATCAGCTAATGAACTTGCACTACTGCTTAGAGCGGGAGCTTTACCTGCACCGATAAATATTGTCGAAGAAAGAACAGTAGGCCCAAGCTTGGGAGCTGATTCCATTGAAGCAGGCATAAAAGCTGTAGTTGCAGGAGTCATCCTTGTTATGTTGCTTATGTTTGTTTTCTATGGGTTATTCGGTATGGTTGCCAATTTTGCGCTCCTGTTTAACTTACTTATGACCATTGCTGCATTATCATTATTCAATGCTACTCTCACCCTTCCCGGCATTGCAGGAATGGTATTAACCTTAGGAATGGCAGTTGATGCTAATGTATTAATTTTCGAAAGAGTAAAAGAAGAAGTTAAAAAAAGAAAAAATCCTCTTTCTGCACTTGAGAGTGGTTATAGCTTAGCATTCAGTACTATTTTAGATTCAAACTTAACCACAATTTTAGCTGCAATTATACTTTATATATTCGGCACAGGCCCGGTTAAGGGGTTTGCAGTTACACTTACAATTGGTATACTTTGCTCTATGTTTACGGCAGTTTCACTTACAAAGCTTATAATTGCCAAATGGTATAGAACTAAAAAACCTAAACTACTAATGTTGTAA
- a CDS encoding DapH/DapD/GlmU-related protein: MSEGVILIAPHTVHFSADTIIAGGSKIYPYVFFGSGVVVEKDTEVFSFSHIEQSKIGANCKIGPFARLRPNNVLSGDNKIGNFVELKNARLAEGSKASHLSYIGDTEVGKNCNIGAGTIFCNYDGKNKHFSKIGEDVFIGSNSAIISPVNIGDNALIGAGSTITQDVEPNDLAIARARQVNLKGRGRKKERVD, from the coding sequence ATGAGTGAAGGGGTGATTCTAATTGCTCCTCATACCGTGCATTTTTCTGCTGATACCATAATTGCCGGTGGAAGCAAAATTTACCCTTATGTTTTTTTTGGCTCCGGGGTAGTTGTTGAAAAAGATACGGAAGTTTTCTCATTTTCTCATATTGAGCAATCAAAGATAGGAGCTAATTGCAAAATAGGTCCTTTTGCCAGATTAAGGCCGAATAATGTTCTAAGCGGTGATAACAAGATAGGTAATTTTGTTGAGTTAAAGAATGCCAGGCTTGCGGAAGGAAGCAAAGCTTCTCATCTATCTTATATCGGAGATACTGAAGTCGGGAAAAATTGTAACATTGGGGCAGGGACAATTTTCTGTAATTATGACGGTAAAAATAAGCATTTTTCCAAAATAGGGGAGGATGTGTTTATCGGCTCTAATAGTGCTATCATTTCTCCGGTGAATATCGGGGATAATGCCTTGATCGGAGCAGGGAGCACAATTACTCAAGATGTTGAACCTAATGATCTGGCAATCGCCAGAGCCAGACAAGTTAATTTAAAGGGCAGGGGAAGGAAGAAAGAAAGAGTAGATTAG
- a CDS encoding AAA family ATPase, with protein MEQIKVDSKSLFDFDFGELNKFSRKSDLVPETDDCYVFDENTTRAILMGFEHNLKVFINGYHGSGKSSHVEQVAARLNWPCIRINLDGHITRTELIGRDTITLSEGKQITSFQEGIIPLALKQPIALIIDEYDAGRPDVMFVIQQLLETNGKLTLLEQNSVIKPHKHFRIFATANTIGLGDPTGLYHGTNPINQAQLDRWNIITNLDFMPPDKELEVLALKLPDIPKDTLKSMVTLAQLIRQGFINGDITILMSTRNILNWAQNYSILKDIKLSFDYSFLNKCDILEKHIYEEFFNKCF; from the coding sequence ATGGAACAAATTAAAGTAGATTCTAAAAGTTTATTTGATTTTGATTTCGGTGAACTAAATAAATTCAGCAGGAAATCAGATTTAGTCCCAGAAACGGATGATTGCTATGTGTTTGATGAAAACACAACCAGAGCTATACTTATGGGCTTTGAGCATAACCTTAAAGTTTTTATAAACGGTTACCACGGCAGCGGGAAATCAAGCCATGTTGAACAAGTTGCAGCAAGGCTGAATTGGCCATGTATTAGAATTAATCTTGACGGCCACATTACCAGAACCGAGCTGATCGGCCGTGATACCATAACCCTAAGTGAAGGAAAACAAATCACTTCATTTCAGGAAGGTATAATCCCTCTTGCACTAAAACAGCCTATCGCACTTATCATTGATGAATATGACGCAGGAAGACCGGATGTTATGTTTGTAATCCAACAACTTTTAGAGACGAACGGGAAGCTTACTTTACTTGAGCAAAATAGCGTAATAAAGCCTCATAAGCATTTTAGAATCTTTGCAACTGCAAACACTATCGGCCTAGGCGACCCGACCGGCCTTTATCACGGAACAAACCCGATAAATCAGGCGCAGCTGGATCGCTGGAATATTATTACCAACCTTGATTTTATGCCCCCTGATAAAGAGCTTGAAGTATTAGCCTTAAAACTCCCCGATATCCCTAAAGATACACTTAAAAGCATGGTGACTCTCGCTCAGCTTATAAGACAAGGTTTTATAAACGGCGATATCACTATTTTAATGTCTACAAGAAATATATTAAACTGGGCACAAAACTATTCTATTTTGAAAGATATAAAACTTTCTTTTGATTATTCATTTCTTAATAAATGCGATATCTTAGAAAAACATATTTATGAAGAGTTTTTTAATAAATGCTTTTAA
- a CDS encoding DMT family transporter has protein sequence MQANQHNNIYGILFMILNAAALAILYAVMKLASKDISTNQIIFFYKSLILISILPWIFKNGFKSIATDQIKLHLIRGFLSICGSLSFMYALKYVDLVDATALGYLEQVLLVAIGMLYFKETTTKSKIFCVFASFIGASVILYPDLLKFEEGFIPVFFAKGGFKEFNFFYLFTLLAVACWTMNCIVVKVMGKTEKTKTQLFYVTLFSCIFAFPFAFIEWGTNNLAGLEIWSPNRLITLEEIGLDFDLFKYIAVIALCYFIHNISFFKAFKYSEISTVIPFEYSKIVFIGILQFYMFDKTPETVSYIGYLLIVGSGLILIRSEAKRRKKKKMQQQIEQLNEEYEHA, from the coding sequence ATGCAAGCAAATCAGCATAATAATATATATGGAATTTTATTCATGATCTTAAATGCTGCTGCTTTAGCAATACTCTATGCAGTTATGAAGCTTGCATCTAAGGATATAAGTACAAATCAGATAATATTCTTTTATAAATCTCTTATACTTATATCCATATTACCTTGGATATTTAAAAACGGATTTAAATCTATAGCTACCGATCAAATAAAACTCCACCTTATACGAGGGTTTTTGAGTATTTGCGGCTCATTATCATTTATGTATGCCTTAAAATATGTAGATCTGGTTGATGCAACGGCTTTAGGTTACTTAGAGCAGGTTTTATTAGTTGCAATCGGTATGCTTTACTTTAAAGAAACCACGACTAAAAGTAAGATTTTCTGCGTGTTCGCAAGCTTTATCGGGGCATCCGTAATTCTTTATCCTGATCTTTTAAAATTTGAAGAGGGCTTTATACCGGTTTTCTTTGCAAAAGGCGGATTTAAAGAATTTAATTTCTTCTATTTATTCACTTTACTTGCGGTAGCTTGCTGGACTATGAATTGTATAGTAGTGAAAGTTATGGGTAAAACCGAAAAAACTAAAACTCAATTATTTTATGTAACTCTTTTCTCATGCATATTTGCTTTTCCCTTTGCTTTTATCGAGTGGGGAACTAACAACTTAGCCGGACTGGAGATATGGTCACCAAACAGGCTAATTACTTTAGAAGAAATCGGCTTGGATTTCGATCTGTTTAAGTATATAGCAGTAATTGCGCTTTGTTACTTTATACATAACATCTCCTTCTTTAAGGCATTTAAATACTCTGAAATATCCACCGTTATTCCTTTTGAATACAGCAAGATTGTCTTCATCGGGATTTTACAATTCTATATGTTTGATAAAACTCCAGAGACCGTATCATACATAGGATATCTCTTAATTGTAGGTTCAGGTCTTATCTTGATAAGATCCGAAGCTAAACGTAGAAAGAAGAAAAAAATGCAACAACAAATTGAGCAGTTAAACGAGGAATACGAGCATGCATAA